Proteins encoded in a region of the Streptomyces akebiae genome:
- a CDS encoding succinate dehydrogenase iron-sulfur subunit — protein MATPTLDKADAAGSPEPGFADSPYITVTFRIRRFNSEVSAEATWEDFQLEIDPKERVLDGLHKIKWDVDGTLTFRRSCAHGICGSDAMRINGKNRLACKTLIKDINPEKPITVEPIKGLTVLKDLVVDMEPFFQAYRDVMPFLITKDTNEPTRERFQTAEDRERFDDTTKCILCAACTSSCPVFWNDGQYFGPAAIVNAHRFIFDSRDEAGEQRLEILNDRDGVWRCRTTFNCTDACPRGIEVTKAIQEVKRALITRRF, from the coding sequence ATGGCAACCCCGACCCTGGACAAGGCGGACGCGGCCGGCAGCCCCGAGCCCGGCTTCGCCGACTCCCCGTACATCACGGTCACCTTCCGCATCCGGCGCTTCAACTCCGAGGTCTCGGCCGAGGCGACCTGGGAAGACTTCCAGCTGGAGATCGACCCCAAGGAGCGCGTCCTCGACGGTCTGCACAAGATCAAGTGGGACGTGGACGGCACCCTGACGTTCCGCCGCTCCTGCGCGCACGGCATCTGCGGTTCGGACGCCATGCGGATCAACGGCAAGAACCGTCTGGCCTGCAAGACGCTGATCAAGGACATCAACCCCGAGAAGCCGATCACGGTCGAGCCCATCAAGGGCCTCACGGTCCTCAAGGACCTGGTCGTGGACATGGAGCCGTTCTTCCAGGCGTACCGGGACGTGATGCCCTTCCTGATCACGAAGGACACCAACGAGCCGACGCGTGAGCGGTTCCAGACCGCCGAGGACCGCGAGCGCTTCGACGACACCACGAAGTGCATCCTCTGCGCCGCGTGCACGTCCTCGTGCCCGGTGTTCTGGAACGACGGCCAGTACTTCGGTCCGGCCGCGATCGTCAACGCCCACCGCTTCATCTTCGACTCGCGTGACGAGGCCGGCGAGCAGCGGCTGGAGATCCTCAACGACCGTGACGGCGTGTGGCGTTGCCGTACGACGTTCAACTGCACGGACGCCTGCCCGCGCGGTATCGAGGTCACCAAGGCGATCCAGGAGGTGAAGCGGGCGCTCATCACGCGCCGCTTCTGA
- a CDS encoding TM2 domain-containing protein — MTVPTPDAPFGHDPKGRPYSDKSKIVAGILQLFLGTLGIGRFYVGSVGVGVAQLLTCGGLGFWSLIDGILFLTSNDRTDSQGRVLRG, encoded by the coding sequence ATGACCGTCCCCACCCCTGACGCTCCCTTCGGCCACGACCCGAAGGGTCGCCCGTACTCCGACAAGTCGAAGATCGTCGCCGGCATTCTGCAGCTCTTCCTCGGCACGCTCGGCATCGGTCGGTTCTACGTCGGTTCGGTCGGCGTGGGCGTCGCCCAGCTCCTCACCTGCGGTGGTCTGGGCTTCTGGTCGCTGATCGACGGCATCCTGTTCCTCACGAGCAACGACCGCACCGACTCGCAGGGTCGCGTCCTGCGCGGCTGA
- a CDS encoding DUF2752 domain-containing protein: protein MAERGLSTLRHPAAAPLAVAAAGLAGAAYLYGTNPHEPGHLLPQCPFRYVTGLLCPACGGTRMVYDLLHGQFAAAWHDNRMLLLAAPFALALLGRWFVEGLRGRRWRPELKPRTQALILGIAVIWTVVRNLH, encoded by the coding sequence GTGGCTGAGCGCGGCCTCAGCACCCTCCGGCATCCGGCGGCGGCCCCCCTCGCGGTGGCCGCCGCCGGGCTGGCGGGCGCCGCGTACCTGTACGGCACCAACCCGCACGAGCCCGGCCATCTGCTGCCCCAGTGCCCGTTCCGCTATGTCACCGGGCTGCTCTGCCCCGCCTGTGGCGGCACCCGCATGGTGTACGACCTGCTGCACGGGCAGTTCGCCGCCGCCTGGCACGACAACCGGATGCTGCTGCTCGCCGCGCCGTTCGCCCTCGCCCTGCTCGGCCGTTGGTTCGTCGAGGGGCTGCGCGGCCGCCGCTGGCGCCCCGAACTGAAGCCCCGCACCCAGGCCTTGATCCTGGGCATCGCGGTGATCTGGACGGTCGTCCGTAATCTGCACTGA
- a CDS encoding TM2 domain-containing protein, which produces MTEQPQQPAQPPQPPQPGYGYPNAAPGQPGAGPYGAPQGGYQQPGAGQPGYGYPAQGGYPQGGYQVPPTPGGAYTGDPNAPYGYDPYGRPYSDKSKIVAGVLSLFLGSFGVGRFYIGHVGLGVAQLLTCGGLGIWALVDGIILLTSSNTTDSNGRVLRG; this is translated from the coding sequence GTGACCGAGCAGCCTCAGCAGCCCGCTCAGCCCCCGCAGCCGCCGCAGCCCGGATACGGGTACCCGAACGCCGCCCCCGGCCAGCCGGGCGCCGGCCCGTACGGGGCTCCGCAGGGCGGCTACCAGCAGCCGGGCGCGGGCCAGCCCGGCTACGGCTACCCCGCGCAGGGCGGTTACCCGCAGGGCGGCTACCAGGTGCCCCCGACGCCGGGCGGCGCCTACACGGGCGACCCCAACGCCCCGTACGGGTACGACCCGTACGGCCGCCCGTACTCCGACAAGTCCAAGATCGTCGCGGGCGTCCTCTCGCTGTTCCTCGGCTCCTTCGGCGTCGGCCGCTTCTACATCGGTCACGTCGGTCTCGGCGTCGCGCAGCTCCTCACCTGCGGCGGCCTCGGCATCTGGGCGCTGGTCGACGGCATCATCCTGCTGACCAGCAGCAACACCACGGACTCCAACGGACGTGTCCTGCGTGGCTGA
- a CDS encoding thioredoxin domain-containing protein — MTAVVAVALGLLLGGCGERAARTERKPAYGDLRELPEELDADGTTIRVGDPHAPVTLRLYEDMRCPVCEEFERTGGPAAVERTLARTVVTEYTLASFLDDRLGGNGSKKAANALRAALEEGKFAEYHAVLYANQPEEIVDGFTDAYLLELAAEVKGLRGPAFDSAVRTMKYRDFVARSQKAFDRVASGTPTADINGNRVREAYSGVLYEEVAFGRLLDAVKKDPEGWEEYTPMSQDLD, encoded by the coding sequence ATGACGGCCGTGGTGGCCGTCGCACTGGGGCTGCTGCTCGGCGGATGCGGTGAGCGGGCCGCCCGGACGGAGCGGAAGCCCGCCTACGGCGACCTGCGGGAGCTGCCGGAGGAACTGGACGCCGACGGCACGACGATCCGCGTCGGGGACCCGCACGCGCCGGTCACCCTCCGCCTCTACGAGGACATGCGCTGCCCCGTCTGCGAGGAGTTCGAGCGGACCGGCGGTCCGGCCGCGGTGGAGCGGACGCTCGCGCGCACGGTGGTGACCGAGTACACCCTCGCCTCCTTCCTGGACGACAGGCTGGGCGGCAATGGCTCGAAGAAGGCGGCGAACGCGCTGCGGGCCGCGCTGGAAGAGGGCAAGTTCGCCGAGTACCACGCCGTGCTCTACGCCAACCAGCCGGAGGAGATCGTCGACGGCTTCACCGACGCGTATCTGCTCGAACTCGCCGCCGAGGTGAAGGGGCTGCGCGGTCCGGCGTTCGACTCCGCCGTCAGGACCATGAAGTACCGCGACTTCGTGGCGAGGTCCCAGAAGGCCTTCGACCGGGTGGCCTCCGGCACGCCCACCGCCGACATCAACGGGAACCGCGTCCGTGAGGCGTACTCCGGCGTCCTCTACGAGGAGGTGGCGTTCGGCCGGCTGCTCGACGCCGTGAAGAAGGACCCGGAGGGGTGGGAGGAGTACACGCCCATGTCGCAGGACCTGGACTGA
- a CDS encoding LamG domain-containing protein yields the protein MTYLRKAVAGLSAAAAILIATPPTASATPAPHDTSGRAYGGAYGGTLVRENFDRLPLGPVTRGRDWTTDTSDGTMTVAPSADGHGRELHLRTEGNGRAFMVLSDLAPRGNSFWARMRLRVTEFPTAPDWAHWTLAEASGPDSPTLVRPLGGQYAPTDKGNFWGVGSDLGPTGDWTNWKTSAPAVAGKWNCVEFHLDATDNRVTVYVDGTEQSDLTVSTKNHGGTADDFVFPTFDKLKLGWQLYQANPTPAAFEMRMDDIAVSSRRVGGCEA from the coding sequence ATGACCTACCTGAGGAAAGCCGTGGCCGGCCTGTCGGCCGCGGCCGCGATCCTGATCGCGACACCCCCCACAGCCTCGGCGACGCCCGCCCCGCACGACACGTCCGGCCGCGCATACGGCGGCGCATACGGCGGCACACTCGTCCGGGAGAACTTCGACCGCCTCCCCCTCGGCCCGGTGACGCGTGGCCGGGATTGGACCACGGACACTTCCGACGGCACTATGACCGTCGCACCCAGCGCCGACGGCCACGGCCGTGAACTCCACCTCCGCACCGAGGGCAACGGCCGCGCCTTCATGGTCCTGTCCGACCTCGCCCCGCGCGGCAACAGCTTCTGGGCTCGGATGCGGCTGCGCGTGACCGAGTTCCCCACGGCCCCCGACTGGGCCCACTGGACCCTGGCCGAAGCCTCGGGCCCCGACTCCCCCACCCTGGTTCGCCCCCTCGGCGGCCAGTACGCCCCCACCGACAAGGGCAACTTCTGGGGCGTCGGCTCGGACCTGGGTCCGACGGGCGACTGGACGAACTGGAAGACGTCGGCCCCGGCGGTCGCGGGGAAGTGGAATTGCGTGGAATTCCACCTGGACGCCACGGACAACCGCGTCACGGTCTACGTCGACGGCACCGAACAGTCCGACCTGACCGTCTCCACGAAGAACCACGGAGGCACGGCGGACGACTTCGTCTTCCCCACCTTCGACAAGCTGAAGCTGGGCTGGCAGCTGTACCAGGCGAACCCGACTCCGGCAGCGTTCGAGATGCGGATGGACGACATCGCGGTGAGCAGTCGGCGGGTAGGCGGCTGCGAGGCCTAA